AATGCCCATCATCTCTGTCTCGATTGTTTACACCTGACAATCAGAGCCCTCTCTTTTCCAGCGGATTAATCTTTCCTTTTGCGCTAAAGCAGCCCAGAGTCAGCATTGCTCGTTCATAAGCCTCCTCCCTGCAGCTCTAGTCTGTCGGGGCAGCATTTAGCTCCGCCCGCAGCAATCGAAAGCCTCATCCTGACCTCGGCGTCGAATCCGAACCGTTTCCAATCAGTTCACCAATCCCCCTGGTGCTCTCGAGCTCAAGGATAGAGGGCCTCACTCCAATTCCGGCCCCAAAATCCGATCTTTGCTGGTGATTCCTTGGCCGCCCCGATGGGGAAGTTCGGGGACAGGCTGCGCGCCTTCTCCACGAACCGGTGGCTGGTGTTCGTCGCCGCAATGTGGCTTCAGTCCATGGCCGGCATCGGCTACCTCTTCGGCGCCATCTCGCCGGTGGTCAAGGCGGCCCTCGGGTACAACCAGCGCCAGTTGGCCGCGCTCGGCGTCGCCAAGGACCTCGGCGACTGCGTCGGCTTCTTCGCCGGCTCGCTCTCGGCCGTGCTGCCGTCGTGGGCGATGCTGCTCATCGGCGCGGCGCAGAACTTCCTCGGGTACGGCTGGCTCTGGCTCATCGTCACCAGGCAGGTGCCGGCGCTGCCCCTCTGGATGGTGAGTTCCTTTTTTTCATTCAAAATAACGTGGTGAGTTCTTCTTGGCTTGCTTGTTGATGAAATGGGAGTTTCTTGTTCGATTCATGCGTTGTTCATATTATGAACCATAGAgctgttttgttttgtttttaggAGGAATTATTCAAGGTTTTTTAGAACAGAATTTTTCAATATAGTAATGCTAGTGTTATGAAGTCTGAAGAGGAGATTAGTTACTAAATTACAGCACGTCAGCACAAGTTATCAATTCTGGTTACCAAATTGTTCTGTTCTGCGGCGACAAAAATTCGATCTGTTTCCTCTCAGTTAAATAAGGAGTAAGCGTTCTATTTTTATTGTGGGCTGTTCATTTGTTTTTGGAATCGCAAAGAAAGCGGGCCTAAGATGGGAACTTACcattaaaataaaagtatagaTGGATTGGATCAGTGGATGAATGTTGCGTGGAGGCCAGATCATAGATCAGATCAAGTGTTACAATGAATTTTCTAAGCATGGTTTGCTTATGATTTTTTTTTACACCAAGCACATGAGTGTACGGCTGGACAAAATTGATGGCATATTCGTTTTTAGTGTTCATATGTAGGCTGTCTCTGTCAGTTATACTGTCTCATGTGCATCGTGTGTATGTTTTTTTCCTTCCAGTTGTGTGACCACTAACCACATCCTGATAAATTCTAAATTATCTAGGTTGGAAGCAACTGATTCCTCCCTTTTCTCAATTACAAATCTTATCTCATCATGAAGAATAGTGCCATGGAGTTTCCATTTTTGGATTCAGAACCACCTGTTTGTATGTAACTATATAGCAGATGATCTGCTATTTTTTCTCTCCTGCTTGTTGTCAAAATAGCAAGTTTTAGTGGTTTACTTTCTGAACGCAGCTTAGTGTGTTACTGTGTGTGTTTATCCAAGTTGCATAACTGTTTCCATCTTTTATCTGCATCTTAGATATACAAATCTATCTACTTTTGTATTGCATGTGGTCATGTTCGCGGTATATAGTGCTTCTCATATTGAAATTGACAGAAAAAGCACACTTTTTGATATAAGACACAAATACCATTGCCATTGATGTCTTGAGAATATGTGGAGGACGTGACAAATGTTCTACTTTCTGCTAACAATATTATGAAACTTTGACTAGTATGTTGGTTTTATTTGCTGCAGCTAATGTGTAATGTTCCACTTCTTTTTTATTCAGATGTGTGTTCTTATCTTTGTTGGAACCAATGGAGAGACATACTTCAACACAACTGCACTTGTTACATGCATTCAGAACTTCCCAAAGAGCAGAGGTCCAACAGTGGGCATTATGAAAGGATTTGCGGGCCTTTGCAGTGCGATCTTGACACAACTGTATGCAGTAATGCACACACCAGACCATGCCACACTTGTCTTCATGGTTGCAGTCGGTCCATCACTGGTTGCCATTGGCCTGATGTTTATTATTAGGCCTGTTGGAGGTCACCGCCAGGTGCGTCCATCCGACAAGAACAGCTTCTTGTTCATCTACACTATCTGCTTGCTCCTCGCCTCATATCTTGTTGGCGTCATGCTAGTCCAAGATTTCATGCAACTGAGCGACAATATGGTTAATTTTCTCACTGTGATCCTACTCATACTTCTTATTTTACCGATCGCAATCCCTGTGACCTTGACATTATCACCAAAAGCGCAACATCCAACTGAAGAGGCTCTCCTTTCTGAACCATCAAAAGGAGAGACAAGCACTTCGCAAGAGAAAGAGGATCAACCAGAGGTCATTTTAAGTGAGGTGGAAGAGGAGAAACCTAAGGACATTGATTCGTTACCTCCATCCGAAAGAAGAAAGAGGATTGCGGAGTTGCAGACCAAGTTAGTGCAAGCTGCAGCAAGGGGTGGGGTTAGAATCCGGAGGCAACCACACCGAGGGGAAAACTTTACCCTGATGCAAGCATGGGTGAAAGCTGATTTTTGGCTTATTTGGTTCTCGCTCCTGCTTGGATCAGGATCAGGGCTGACAGTGATAGATAATCTGGGTCAGATGAGCCAGTCTGTAGGGTTCAAAGACCCACATATTTTCGTGTCATTGACAAGCATATGGAATTTCCTTGGTCGTGTTGGAGGAGGCTACTTCTCTGAGATTATTGTCAGGTATCAACACAGAGTCATCCTCCCTATGTTCACTATTTGTCATGGGAAACTGTGTCTGCTACTGTTGTTTGGCATTGGAATTTTTTTCACTACAATTgaaaagattttttttttatttttttaactcTAGGTTGATGTGTTTTACTTGCGTTCAGTTATCTGGAATTCTGGATACATGTATGTTCATAACATTATAGGTTTGCTTCACAGTAGCAGCTTTAGATAAATTGCAATTTCTTCTACTACTTTCGGTTATATAGTTCACCATATAACTATTATATTGGTATTATAAAGCTTGAGTCCCTTTGCGCTTATCAAGTTTCAAAATTTTGTTTAGTCTTAGTATCTTGATTGCTGTTCGTCTAATCAGGGAGCACACATACCCAAGGCACGTAGCACTGGCAATCGCTCAGATCCTAATGGCTGCTGGGCATTTCCTCTTCGCAATGGCTTGGCCTGGAACTATGTACATTGGGACCTTCCTGGTTGGACTCGGCTACGGAGCTCATTGGGCTATTGTGCCAGCTGCTGTCTCTGAACTTTTTGGTGTAAAACACTTCGGTGCAATGTACAATTTCCTCACAGTAGCAAACCCCGCAGGGTCACTCGTTTTCTCAGGGCTTATTGCTAGTAACCTATATGACTCTGAAGCTGAGAAACAAGCACAGCAACATCATATGGCAGCACCAAGATTGCTTCACAACATGGGTTTGCTTGTAGATGGACCACTGAAATGTGAGGGTTCTGTTTGCTTCTTTGTGAGCTCACTGATTATGTCAGCATTCTGTGTTGTCGGAGCTGGTTTGAGCCTCATTATTGTTCAGAGAACAAAACGAGTTTATGCTCACCTCTATCGTTCTGTCCGCACATGAAACTTCAATGGAAAGGAGATGTTGAATCTTCCTATCATTGATCCGTGTACCATATCTTTTTGCATGTATGTGGTCATATGTACACAACATTAAAGTTTGCCTGTATATTCCCAAATCATTTCAGAGGTTGTAACCCTTGAACTGATGTTTCCTAGTGGAAATTTACATGTCCTATGCATCAGATAGCCAGGGTGTGGTTCATGCTTGGACCATGAATTCTGATACTTGTAGTCCTGTAATAAATACTTTTTTGCTCAGATGAAATTCTATATATTTATCTGCGGATGGTTTTTGAGCTGTAACTTTTCCTTATGTGCATGATTCAACCTTCCTTGATTCTGCAAAAGCATAAAGTCTTTTTTTGCTATTTTGTAGTTTTCCCTCTTGCAATGCATCAACTTGTTATTAGTAATTGTTTCTTCCTACATACCTTTCCCTGTATGCTCTTGTTCTAGATAAACTGTGCTTTGGGACAATAGACTGCACAGACAAGAATCAGGACTCCGATCTGAAAGATTGTGTCGTTGACTATCAGTTTGGACTTTGGACTGACGGGAGCACCTTTGCTCTTGTCGGATTTTGTTGGTTGGAGCTTCAAATTTACTAGGTATGTACAGTCACTCTGATCTTGGTTCCCGTCTAAAGCTCGATCACACAATGGGCTCAGTTCCAatgcatttgcaatctatagcCGTTGCTTGCCGCTGCTGAACATTGCCATCTTTGCTACAGCAACCTGAGAAACACCTACTACTTTGCCATTTACTCTGACTGCAAAGTGATGATTCCTAGTATCTTATTTTGTTTTCTAATATTCGTAGCATATGTTCCCAAGCGATACTTGTGTGAGAATACCTGAGTGATATATCTTCCTATTCAGCTAAAGGATTAATGAGTTATCCACCTGCTCTCCATTTGATGCCTAGAATCCAAGCTGGTTCTACGACTGTAAACTATAATATTAAGATTCAGCCTCTGCTACTAAATGCCAAACAACTGAATTCTTGGACCGGATGAGGGGAACCTATTTGCTCAGTTCTATTTCTCTACAGACTACAGCCTTATATTAGGTCACTGACATCTCTGAATCAACTCCTACATTTCTCTTGAGCGCCTGTTTTGGCCTTTGGGTGTCCCATCAGCAATCTTTCCAGCTCCAAACTCTTCATGCACACTTCACTAGGGGCAATAAGATCAGCATCTTGCTTCTGCAGGTTTGTTACAGCAACAGCACATGATTACAGCCCTCACCAGCTGTTTCGTTCTAGGTTGTACTGCGCTCAGCTACTTCTGAAGTGTGATCGTAATTAACGTTCTGTTACAGACTCTAGGTAGCTGGAGATCTTCAAGCTAACCCTTATGTTTCTCCAGATCATCTGCTGCCTTCTGGAACACTCAAAGACTGCAGTTCATTGCAAGTTCCTGTGGCAAACCCTCATGTTCTTTACTTTGCAGGCTCAAATAATACATAGTGTCACATATGAACAGTTGCAGGATCACTCCGTTTGTGAATGTTGTTATTACACTGACAGAAGAAGTGTCAGCAGTGTCAGTACTAGCCCTAGATATTTTGTGATAGTGCTGTCTCTTTATTATTGCATTTTCATTTCTCTGATACCAGTACAGGAAAAAAAACATAAAGTGCTGGTGAGTGATGATGTAGAGAGGGAATGCTTAAAGACTAGTAACAAGGGGAGTGGGACCCACACTGGGGGAAAAGGGTTCTCACACACAGGCATATGTACACAAGGTATCTTCGGTGGAGGAAAAAAAAACTAGGGTTAGAAGAACCTTTTTGTGGCTGGTGGTTGTGATTTTAACCCTAAGCATTATTGCATGGGAAATCCCTGAAATGTCCCTGGCATCTGGTTGCTCTAACACCAGAACTAGGTTACCCACTGATGTGATTTTACACAAATAGCCCCTAATAAAGGGTCACGCACACGCGTATACGACTTGTATATCACATACCTGTACGCAAGCAAATTACCTCATGAGTGCCTTTGTATGTGCGAGCATGTGGGGCCCGCATGAAGGACAGCAGAGCCATTTCCTATAGTGGAGTACCCCTGTGGTGGCCTAAATCTCCAGCTGAAAACGGAAATTAGTCCCCTAATCCCCAAATTAAATTCAGCAACCATATAAATATTGGTTGCTCTACTATTTTTGTGAACGATAGAGCTCTTCCCAGGAAACAGAAAAAGTTGAAATCCCTCCCAAGAAAGCCCCTGATTAGGGCTGAACCCTGTGTTTGGGTCGGCACTGTTACCGGATTTAATTTGGGGCGCGGAATAGGGgcaaagtttgaaacttttggaGCAAACGAAATCCAGAGCTGGAATAATTTATTTCCCTTTTTACAGGACACACACATGACCTGACCTACTCTTTTTCTACTCCTACTGCAGCTGCTGCTACATGACCCTTCTCAGCACATTGCCATTGTGTATTGCGAAATTTTGGAGGCTTTGACTAAAAAAGCTTCGTTTTTTCgagcttcctcctcctcccccgaaataaaattcgggggcCCAAAAAATTCGCAATTTTGGGGGCGCTCGTGGCCGCCGCTCCGCTCGAATTCGCGCGCCTCCCGGAGCCGATCCCGTGCGGGTGAGTCCCCACTCGATCCCTCTCGCTGTCAGCTTCCCGTCGAGGTgcgtctcgccgccggccgccgcctggCGCGGCAGATCTGGCGGCCGCCTAGGGTTTGGGCCCGGTTCCGCCGGGGAGCTCCCGATTCGTGGCCTCCGGGGTCGGGGCCGCTGCTGGGTTGGTTTCTTGAGGCTGCGGATCACGCGGATCGAGGCTTTTCTTGGCTCGATTCGAGGTGGGTTTGGGGGTGCTCGTGAGCTGGTTTGGGGGCCCCTCCTGGGGACTTGGTTTGTTCATTTCGCTGGGGGGttttgagctgtttttgtgGGTGTGGTTCGAGATTCTGTAGGTTTTATGGAGAAAGCGTGGATCTTTCGCTCTGTTTACTGATGTGAAAGGCCCAATCTTCATCTTGGGCGTTCTTTTTAGGTAGTTGGTTTGGCGTTAGCTCTTGATCTGCTAATAGCAGCTGCAGATCAAGAGTGAGAAGTGCAGTTGGGGCCCTGAGGAGTTTGAAGTTAGTGGTGTAGTGGATCTCGGTGCATGCTCCAAACAAAGTAGTTTTGTCTGAGCTGAACTTCGTACTGTGCAATGTCAGTTCTCCAAGAATTGGGACTGTAGATAGTATGATTTAAGTGAAGTGCTCGCTTATACTATGCTTTAATTCCTGATATGATTAGTTCATACTTGGTAGCTCTCATTTCTGGGGCCTCTTTAGTGCTTCGTTACATGCTCTCAGTTCAGTGGATCGTTATGTTTCGTAGTATGCTGTTATGTTGATTGTTCTTTTCTTTTGATCCTACCGTCGAGATTTCTAACCTGGCTGGCTGTACTTCATTGCAGGCCatggaaatgaagattcaattCCTCTCTGTGGTTCAATGAGGAGCTGTGCATGCTTAACTCTTGTCCAGTTGTTACTCTTGGGGTTCACTGCTCCCACTCAAATTAGTCTGTTTGACAACGAACTCAAAGGTGCACATGAGTGAGGAGTACAATATGGATGAGGCCCTGAAAGCCAAAGGTGTTGCTGAGAACAAGTTCCGTGACCATGACATTAGGGGTGCTCGGAAGTACGCAATCAAGGCTCAGACTCTCTGCCCGTCGCTTGAAGGCATATCTCAGATGGTGTCCACGCTAGAAGTTCATCTTGCAGCTGAGTCCAAGATTGATGGAGAGTGTGACTGGTACCGGATATTGTCTCTAGGTGCCTTTGCAGATGAAGAGGAAGTGAAGAAGCAGTATAGGAGGCTAGCTCTGCTGTTGCACCCCGACAAGAATAAGTCAATTGGTGCTGAGGAGGCCTTCAAACTGATCTCTGAGGCATGGGGTGTGTTGTCTGATAATGGCAGGAAGATGCTTTACGATGAGAAGAGGAGAAATCATTCTGTTGTCAACGTAACCAATGGCATCTATACTTATGATAAGAAGGCAAATAAGAGAGCTCGAAAGAATGCCGCTGCTGCAgctgccgcagcagcagcatcagcagcagccgcagctgAGGCTACTACTCGTCCTGTTGGGGCCGATACATTCTGGACATCCTGCAACCGCTGTCGGATGCAGTATGAGTATTTAAGAATTTATCTTAACCATAACCTACTGTGCCCAAACTGCCATCATGCATTCTTGGCGGTGGAGACTGGATTCCCTTGCAATGGAAGCAGTTCGTCATTCTCCTGGTCAACCAAGCAGCAGCCACAGCAGAACCACAATTCCACCAAGCATTCATATGGCTCAACAAGCAGGACTTCTAGCATCCCAGGGACAGGAAATGGGGGGTACCAGCAAGATAATACTTATGATTCCTACAACAATCAAAGCTTCCAGTGGAATCATTACTCCAAGACAGCGCCTGCAGCTGGTACTAATGTTTATAGTACACAGGCCTCAGAGAAACAGAGAAGAAAGAATGATGAGAGCTACAGCTACAACTATTCTGCAAGTGGCAACACGTATGTCCATGAGAAAACTGCTTCAAGGCGTGGTCGCTTCTCAAAGCGGAGAAGGCATAATTATGATGGTTACACTGCAATGGATTATGGCGGCGATAACAAAGAAACAGTTGCTGCAAGCACAGAACCCACTGCTGCTTTCACTGATGTGGGACGGGTCAATGGTACTTCGGTGGAAAGGTTCAGATCTGCAGTGAGTGGAAGAAGAGCTAATATTCTGGGTGAGATTGCCCAGATTGATACTCGAGGTCTACTTCTTGAGAAAGCCAAGGCAGCTCTCCGTGTAAAATTGCAAGAGTTGAACATCTCATCTTCTTCACGGTTTGCAGAGAAAAGAAGATCAGAAGGAAAGCTACATCCTTGTGACAATAACATTAAGCTCAACGGTGTCCTCTCTGACAAACCTGGCAAGGGAGTCAAGCTATGCAACTCAAGAAATGTTGACATCCAAGTGCCTGGTACGGATGACACTAATCCAGAGCAGAGGCGTGTGCCTGTGTCCATTGATGTCCCGGACCCCGACTTCCATGATTTTGACAAAGATCGAACAGAAAGAGCTTTTGATAGTGATCAAGTATGGGCTACATATGACAGCGAGGATGGCATGCCTCGTCTATATGTAATGGTTCAGAAAGTTCTGTCAATGAGGCCTTTCAGGATCCGCATGAGTTTTCTCAACTCCAAGTCCAATATTGAACTGGCACCTATAAACTGGGTTTCCTCTGGTTTCCAAAAGACATGTGGTGATTTCAGGGTTGGTAGATATCAAGTCACTGAAACAGTCAACATATTTTCACACAAAGTCAACTGGACTAAAGGTCCCCGTGGGATAATCAGGATTGTTCCTCAGAAAGGGGATACATGGGCTTTGTACCGGAACTGGTCCCCTGATTGGAATGAGCTTACGCCTGATGATGTGATATATAAGTATGAGATAGTAGAGGTTATTGATGATTTCACCGAGGAGCAAGGGCTTACTGTCATCCCATTGCTGAAAGTTGCCGGTTTCAAAGCTGTCTTCCATAGACACGTGGATCCCAAGGAGGTCAGGAGGATACCGAAGGAAGAGCTGTTCCGGTTCTCACATCGAGTTCCTTCTCGTCTTCTGACCGGTGACGAGGGCAACAATGCCCCGAAAGGTTGTCATGAGCTGGACCCTGCTGCTACTCCGGTTGATCTTCTTAAGGTTATTACAGAGGTCAAGGAAGATGCGGCGTCGCAGACTGCTAAATAGGTGGTGGCAACTCTGAAAACTGAAGATAGCTAGCTGGATGTCTGAATTGTCAGATCACACTTAATTAGTGACAACGTGCCAGCACCCGATGGTCTCTAAAGCTCTACCGCGTCATCTTATTTTTGGCTGATGACTTGGACAATACTGCCAAGACAAGCAGCTTATGTTACGGACTTCTGACCCTTTTAATTCTTAGGCATTTCTGACATTTGATTACCACTACACAAACGCCACATAGATTAAATGGTCATTGGAGGAGGCCTCTTGCGGCATTGGTGAGGCGGTTAGTCGGCAGAAGGTAGGAGCCTCATGACTTCAGTGAAGGCGTTACTTGTTTGTATCTGTAAGGCGACGGTATGCGCTGCATACGGAGCCGAGTTTGAGTCTTGAGGGAAAGAGCTGCTAGGCTTGCCCATGTACCCTGCATTCGTGTACCTGTTTTACTTATGATGTTGAATTCCCTTTAATCCTATAGTAATTCGTCGCCATGATGTTGGACCTGATAATTGTAGACTCTGATTGAACTCGGGTAAGCGATTCGGAAAATTTAGTGCTATATCTAGCGGTGCATGCCTCTGGAAAATTTAATGCTATATCTAGCGGTGGATGCTTCTGCCTTTGATCTTGTACTGTTGGTTTGGCTGTGTACCTGAATTACTTGGATTTGATGGATTGGTTGGTTCATTCAGAGATGAGATCTTTGTGCCGATGCACATGCTGTATCCAACCAAGCATGTAGTAAGCTCCTGGCATCATGTGCTGCAGCAAATATCCAAGTAGGTGCTCACTGTTCAGTACTTTGCGATTTCTGCTGTTCATTAGGTGGTGGCAAACGAAAAAGGTGGGAGAGGACAGGGAAAAGAAAACAGGATTGGGCATGAATAAACTGATGCATTGTCTCAAGAATTAATCCAGCTGACGGTACAGGAGCTGCTGAGGCTGATGAATCCACATGGGGGTAGAACAACAACAACAGGGGCGATCAGTGACCCGCATTCTGGAAACACTAATGGTCGGTCTTATCCGTATGCCCCTCCCTCGAGACCTGATTGTGGCCACAAATATTTGGCAGATGAGCATATTGTTCGTTGAACATAAAAAAAGGTGGCCATCAGCGTGCGTTGATAAATTCTCCATTCTCTCTTTAAGaaacaaaaataaaaaggaaacaTAAAGGAAGGATAGGAAGTGTGTCCCTTTGTGCGGACAGCGGTGCTGTACGAGATTGAGAGAGGCAGCGTGAGTGAGACTGGATGATGATTGATGAGAGAGCACCATGGTCAGGCAAGCAGCACCCTCCAAGGCCACTTTCTGCACCTCATCGCGGTGTGCTCGTCCTTCGGCTGGTTAGGGACTCTTAGGGGTGAAATCGGTATGTTATCTGTCTGTCTA
The sequence above is drawn from the Panicum hallii strain FIL2 chromosome 7, PHallii_v3.1, whole genome shotgun sequence genome and encodes:
- the LOC112901040 gene encoding protein NUCLEAR FUSION DEFECTIVE 4-like — translated: MGKFGDRLRAFSTNRWLVFVAAMWLQSMAGIGYLFGAISPVVKAALGYNQRQLAALGVAKDLGDCVGFFAGSLSAVLPSWAMLLIGAAQNFLGYGWLWLIVTRQVPALPLWMMCVLIFVGTNGETYFNTTALVTCIQNFPKSRGPTVGIMKGFAGLCSAILTQLYAVMHTPDHATLVFMVAVGPSLVAIGLMFIIRPVGGHRQVRPSDKNSFLFIYTICLLLASYLVGVMLVQDFMQLSDNMVNFLTVILLILLILPIAIPVTLTLSPKAQHPTEEALLSEPSKGETSTSQEKEDQPEVILSEVEEEKPKDIDSLPPSERRKRIAELQTKLVQAAARGGVRIRRQPHRGENFTLMQAWVKADFWLIWFSLLLGSGSGLTVIDNLGQMSQSVGFKDPHIFVSLTSIWNFLGRVGGGYFSEIIVREHTYPRHVALAIAQILMAAGHFLFAMAWPGTMYIGTFLVGLGYGAHWAIVPAAVSELFGVKHFGAMYNFLTVANPAGSLVFSGLIASNLYDSEAEKQAQQHHMAAPRLLHNMGLLVDGPLKCEGSVCFFVSSLIMSAFCVVGAGLSLIIVQRTKRVYAHLYRSVRT
- the LOC112899524 gene encoding uncharacterized protein LOC112899524; this encodes MSEEYNMDEALKAKGVAENKFRDHDIRGARKYAIKAQTLCPSLEGISQMVSTLEVHLAAESKIDGECDWYRILSLGAFADEEEVKKQYRRLALLLHPDKNKSIGAEEAFKLISEAWGVLSDNGRKMLYDEKRRNHSVVNVTNGIYTYDKKANKRARKNAAAAAAAAAASAAAAAEATTRPVGADTFWTSCNRCRMQYEYLRIYLNHNLLCPNCHHAFLAVETGFPCNGSSSSFSWSTKQQPQQNHNSTKHSYGSTSRTSSIPGTGNGGYQQDNTYDSYNNQSFQWNHYSKTAPAAGTNVYSTQASEKQRRKNDESYSYNYSASGNTYVHEKTASRRGRFSKRRRHNYDGYTAMDYGGDNKETVAASTEPTAAFTDVGRVNGTSVERFRSAVSGRRANILGEIAQIDTRGLLLEKAKAALRVKLQELNISSSSRFAEKRRSEGKLHPCDNNIKLNGVLSDKPGKGVKLCNSRNVDIQVPGTDDTNPEQRRVPVSIDVPDPDFHDFDKDRTERAFDSDQVWATYDSEDGMPRLYVMVQKVLSMRPFRIRMSFLNSKSNIELAPINWVSSGFQKTCGDFRVGRYQVTETVNIFSHKVNWTKGPRGIIRIVPQKGDTWALYRNWSPDWNELTPDDVIYKYEIVEVIDDFTEEQGLTVIPLLKVAGFKAVFHRHVDPKEVRRIPKEELFRFSHRVPSRLLTGDEGNNAPKGCHELDPAATPVDLLKVITEVKEDAASQTAK